The following are encoded in a window of Lagenorhynchus albirostris chromosome 3, mLagAlb1.1, whole genome shotgun sequence genomic DNA:
- the CSF2 gene encoding granulocyte-macrophage colony-stimulating factor, which yields MWLQNLLLLSTVVCSTSAPTHPPSPATRPWQHVDAIKEALSILNHSKDTAAVMDETTEVISEMFDSQEPTCLQTRLELYKQGLRGSLTSLEGPLTMMASHYKQHCPPTQETSCETQIITFKSFKENLKDFLFTIPFDCWEAVQK from the exons ATGTGGCTGCAGAACCTGCTTCTCCTGAGCACTGTGGTCTGCAGCACCTccgcacccacccacccacccagccctgccacccGGCCCTGGCAGCATGTGGATGCCATCAAGGAGGCCCTGAGCATTCTGAACCACAGTAAAGACACCGCTGCTGTGATG GATGAAACAACAGAAGTCATCTCTGAAATGTTTGACTCCCAG GAGCCGACATGCCTGCAGACTCGCCTGGAGCTGTACAAGCAGGGCCTGCGGGGCAGCCTCACTAGTCTCGAGGGCCCCTTGACCATGATGGCCAGCCACTACAAGCAGCACTGCCCCCCCACTCAG gaaACTTCTTGTGAAACCCAGATTATCACCTTTAAAAGTTTCAAAGAGAACCTGaaggattttctttttaccaTCCCCTTTGACTGCTGGGAGGCAGTCCAGAAGTGA
- the LOC132517895 gene encoding interleukin-3-like: protein MRSLPILHWLLFLLTLHTPQAQGAPVKTPGTQQCYVLNLIREIINELDNLPVASEDFLNSNEKRRLMKTRLWMPNLEEFLTFATNSLGEDSKIKKNLKEIQPILPTTTSTEEPILIEKDNLGDFRVKLKEYLSAIRDSLNCKNT, encoded by the exons ATGCGCAGCCTCCCCATCCTGCATTGGCTCCTGTTCCTGCTCACACTCCACACCCCTCAGGCACAAGGGGCACCGGTCAAGACACCAGGAACCCAACAATGCTATGTACTCAACCTGATCCGGGAAATTATAAATGAGCTAGACAATCTACCTGTGGCTTCAGAA GACTTCTTGAACTCAAACGAAAAGAGGAGGCTGATG AAAACAAGGCTCTGGATGCCAAACCTGGAAGAATTCCTGACATTTGCCACAAATTCCCTTGGAGAGGATTcgaaaatcaagaaaaatcttAAG GAAATCCAGCCAATCCTGCCCACAACCACGTCCACG GAAGAGCCAATCCTTATTGAGAAGGATAACTTGGGTGATTTCCGGGTGAAACTGAAGGAATATCTGTCTGCCATTAGAGACTCTCTGAATTGTAAGAACACATAG